In the Paroedura picta isolate Pp20150507F chromosome 15, Ppicta_v3.0, whole genome shotgun sequence genome, one interval contains:
- the MFN2 gene encoding mitofusin-2 produces the protein MSLLFSRSKSIVGSKKDKRHMADATASPLKHFVTAKKKINGIFEQLGAYVQESATFLEDTHKNVELDPVTTEEQVVEVKGYLSKVSGISEVLARRHMKVAFFGRTSNGKSTVINAMLWDKVLPSGIGHTTNCFLRVEGTDGHDAFLLTEGSEERKSVKTVNQLAHALHQDELLTAGSLVSVVWPNSKCPLLKDDLVLMDSPGIDVTTELDSWIDKFCLDADVFVLVANSESTLMQTEKQFFHKVNARLSRPNIFILNNRWDASASEPEYLEEVRRQHMERCTSFLVDELGVVDRAQAGDRIFFVSAKEVLSARIQKAQGMPEGGGALAEGFQVRMFEFQNFERRFEECISQSAVKTKFEQHTVRAKQIAEEVRRIMDSVHVAAQEQRIYCLEMREDRQDRLGFIDKQLELLTQDYKMKIKQITEEVERQVSNAMAEEIRRLYVLVDDFQLDFHPSPVVIKVYKNEIHRHIEEGLGRKMSERCSASITTSLHTMQQEMIDGLKPLLPSSLRGQIDLLIPRQRFALCYDLNCDKLCADFQEDIEFHFSLGWTMLVNRFLGPKSSRRALMGYSEQVPRPLPLTPANPSLPPLPQGSLTQEELMVSMVTGLASLTSRTSMGILVVGGVVWKAVGWRLIALSLGLYGLLYVYERLTWTTKAKERAFKRQFVEYAGEKLQLIVSYTGSNCSHQVQQELAGTFVQLCQQVDVTREDLEKEIAALNLKIEILDSLQGKAKLLRNKAGWLDSELNMFIHQYLQQSR, from the exons ACACGCACAAGAACGTGGAGCTGGACCCCGTCACCACGGAGGAGCAGGTAGTGGAGGTGAAGGGCTACCTGTCCAAGGTCAGCGGGATCAGCGAAGTGCTGGCCCGACGGCACATGAAAGTGGCCTTTTTTGGCCG GACGAGCAATGGGAAAAGTACGGTCATAAACGCCATGCTGTGGGATAAGGTCCTCCCCTCCGGCATCGGGCACACCACCAACTGCTTCCTGCGTGTGGAGGGGACAGACGGCCACGATGCCTTCCTGCTCACCGAGGGCTCCGAGGAGAGGAAGAGCGTCAAG ACGGTCAACCAGCTGGCCCACGCCCTCCACCAAGACGAGCTGCTCACCGCCGGCAGCCTCGTGAGCGTCGTGTGGCCCAACTCCAAGTGCCCCCTTCTGAAGGATGACCTGGTTTTGATGGACAG CCCGGGGATCGACGTCACGACCGAACTGGACAGCTGGATTGATAAGTTTTGCTTAGACGCCGACGTTTTCGTCCTGGTGGCCAACTCAGAGTCCACACTGATGCAAACG GAGAAGCAGTTCTTCCACAAGGTGAACGCTCGCCTGTCTCGGCCAAACATCTTCATCTTGAACAACCGATGGGACGCCTCTGCCTCCGAGCCGGAATACCTGGAAGAG GTCCGTCGGCAGCACATGGAGCGCTGCACCAGCTTCCTGGTGGACGAGCTTGGAGTGGTGGACCGTGCGCAGGCCGGCGACCGCATCTTCTTCGTGTCGGCCAAGGAAGTGTTGAGCGCCCGGATCCAGAAAGCGCAGGGGATGCCTGAGGGGG GGGGTGCCCTGGCAGAAGGCTTCCAGGTGCGGATGTTTGAGTTCCAGAACTTCGAGAGGAGATTTGAG gagtgcaTCTCTCAGTCTGCCGTGAAGACAAAGTTTGAGCAGCACACAGTCCGCGCAAAGCAGATTGCCGAGGAGGTCCGCCGCATCATGGACAGCGTGCACGTGGCCGCCCAGGAGCAGAG GATCTACTGCCTGGAGATGCGGGAGGATCGGCAGGACCGCTTGGGCTTCATCGACAAGCAGCTGGAGCTGCTCACACAGGATTACAAGATGAAGATCAAGCAGATCACGGAAGAAGTCGAAAGGCAG GTGTCCAACGCGATGGCCGAGGAGATCCGCCGGCTCTACGTCTTGGTGGACGATTTCCAGCTGGACTTCCACCCCTCGCCGGTTGTCATAAAAGTTTACAAGAAC GAAATCCACCGGCACATCGAGGAGGGTCTGGGCCGGAAGATGTCGGAACGCTGCTCCGCCTCCATCACGACGTCCTTGCACACCATGCAGCAAGAAATGATAG ATGGCCTTAagcccctcctgccctcctccctgcgGGGCCAGATCGACCTGCTGATCCCCCGGCAGCGCTTTGCCCTCTGCTACGACCTCAACTGCGACAAGCTCTGCGCCGACTTCCAGGAGGACATCGAGTTCCACTTCTCCCTCGGGTGGACGATGCTCGTGAACCGGTTCTTGGGGCCCAAGAGCAGCCGCCGGGCCTTGATGGGATACAGCGAGCAG GTGCCGCGGCCTTTGCCTCTGACCCCCGCGAACCCCAGCCTGCCCCCCCTGCCTCAGGGCTCCTTGACCCAGGAAGAACTGATGGTCTCCATGGTGACAGGGCTGGCCTCGCTGACCTCGAGAACTTCCATGGGCATCCTCGTCGTCGGGGGAGTG GTCTGGAAGGCGGTGGGCTGGAGGCTGATCGCGCTCTCCCTGGGCCTCTACGGCCTCCTCTACGTTTACGAGCGGCTCACGTGGACCACCAAGGCCAAGGAGCGGGCCTTCAAGCGCCAGTTCGTGGAGTACGCTGGCGAGAAGCTGCAGCTCATTGTCAGCTACACGGGCTCCAATTGCAGCCACCAAGTCCAGCA GGAGCTCGCGGGAACTTTTGTTCAGCTCTGCCAGCAGGTTGATGTCACAAGGGAAGACCTGGAGAAGGAAATCGCGGCCCTGAACCTAAAAATCGAGATCTTGGATTCTCTGCAGGGCAAGGCCAAGCTGCTCAG GAATAAAGCCGGGTGGCTGGACAGTGAGCTGAACATGTTCATCCACCAGTATTTGCAGCAGAGCAGATAA